The following coding sequences are from one Sulfitobacter sp. HNIBRBA3233 window:
- a CDS encoding shikimate kinase yields MSDDDTDTSTEDARRAVIAPVAERVRAARKARGMPRRVLSDRSGVSPRYLAQLEAGEGNISIVLLERVARALETSLEALICDDTGLDPDALDVARRYAAASARTRAAVDRALAAEEGAQAPLRVCLIGLRGAGKSTLGPLLADSLGVPFNDLGDWVARETGLPVAEVLKLYGREGYRRLEEEALERLLAQDGPMVLAVSGGFVEREAGYARLLEQCHTIWLRCSVAEHLARLGAKGGPVPEARDLERLLQERGARLARADAVVDTGGRTRRDAAAELARQVAALRDAPAA; encoded by the coding sequence ATGAGTGATGACGATACAGACACCAGCACAGAAGACGCACGCCGCGCCGTGATCGCGCCGGTGGCAGAGCGGGTCCGCGCCGCCCGCAAGGCGCGCGGTATGCCGCGCCGTGTGCTGTCCGACCGGTCAGGCGTGTCGCCGCGCTATCTTGCGCAGCTTGAAGCGGGGGAGGGCAATATCTCCATCGTGTTGCTGGAACGTGTGGCGCGCGCGCTGGAAACCTCGCTCGAGGCGCTGATTTGCGATGATACCGGCCTCGATCCTGACGCGCTGGATGTGGCGCGGCGCTATGCGGCGGCATCGGCGCGCACCCGCGCGGCCGTCGATCGCGCGCTTGCGGCGGAGGAGGGCGCGCAAGCCCCCCTGCGCGTCTGCCTGATCGGGCTGCGCGGCGCGGGCAAAAGCACACTCGGCCCGCTCTTGGCCGACAGTCTTGGTGTGCCGTTCAACGATCTGGGGGACTGGGTCGCGCGCGAAACCGGACTGCCGGTTGCGGAGGTCCTGAAACTCTACGGTCGTGAAGGGTACAGGCGGCTCGAGGAAGAGGCGCTGGAGCGTTTGCTGGCGCAGGACGGGCCGATGGTGCTGGCCGTGTCAGGCGGCTTTGTGGAGCGCGAGGCGGGCTATGCCCGGCTGCTGGAGCAGTGTCATACGATATGGCTGCGCTGTTCGGTGGCGGAGCATCTGGCGCGGCTTGGCGCAAAGGGCGGCCCCGTGCCGGAGGCGCGCGATCTGGAGCGTCTGCTGCAAGAGCGCGGCGCCCGGCTGGCGCGGGCGGATGCGGTTGTGGACACCGGCGGGCGCACCCGGCGCGATGCCGCCGCAGAGCTGGCGCGGCAGGTTGCGGCGCTGCGGGATGCACCGGCGGCGTAG
- the hemF gene encoding oxygen-dependent coproporphyrinogen oxidase, protein MTTDFETEKSRASAWFRQLRDDIVEAFEGLEDSHDTGPLTDMAPGRFEVTETARTSDDGSDAGGGLMSVMRGGRVFEKVGVNISTVYGTLGERAQRAMAARGVPGMADDPRFWASGISLVAHMQNPHCPAVHMNTRMFWTPGAWWFGGGSDLNPCLEYAEDTAHFHATQQQYLDPHGTEIYPKLKAWADEYFYIPHRHRARGVGGIFMDDRNTGDWEADFALTQDIGRAFLPAYVPLVEKRRPSDWSEADKDAQLVHRGLYAEYNLVYDRGTKFGLETGHDANAVLMSLPPLAKWV, encoded by the coding sequence ATGACGACCGATTTCGAGACCGAAAAATCCCGCGCCTCCGCGTGGTTCAGGCAGTTGCGCGACGATATCGTCGAGGCTTTCGAGGGGCTGGAGGACAGTCACGACACCGGCCCGCTGACCGATATGGCGCCCGGACGGTTCGAGGTGACAGAAACCGCGCGGACCTCCGATGACGGATCGGATGCCGGTGGCGGGTTGATGAGCGTGATGCGGGGCGGCCGCGTGTTCGAAAAGGTGGGCGTCAATATCTCGACCGTCTACGGCACGCTGGGCGAGCGGGCGCAGCGCGCCATGGCCGCCCGCGGCGTGCCCGGTATGGCCGACGATCCGCGGTTCTGGGCCTCCGGCATCAGCCTTGTCGCGCATATGCAAAACCCCCATTGCCCTGCGGTTCACATGAACACCCGCATGTTCTGGACGCCCGGCGCGTGGTGGTTCGGCGGCGGGTCCGACCTGAACCCCTGCCTCGAATACGCCGAGGACACCGCGCATTTCCACGCCACCCAACAGCAATATCTCGATCCCCACGGGACCGAGATCTATCCGAAGCTGAAGGCATGGGCGGACGAATATTTCTACATACCGCACCGCCATCGCGCGCGCGGCGTCGGCGGGATCTTCATGGACGACCGCAACACCGGCGATTGGGAGGCGGATTTCGCCCTTACCCAGGATATCGGGCGCGCGTTCCTGCCCGCCTATGTGCCGCTGGTGGAAAAACGCCGTCCGAGCGACTGGAGCGAGGCCGACAAGGACGCGCAACTGGTCCATCGCGGGCTCTATGCCGAGTACAATCTTGTCTACGACAGGGGCACGAAATTCGGGTTGGAGACCGGCCACGATGCGAATGCGGTGCTGATGAGCCTGCCGCCGCTGGCGAAGTGGGTCTGA
- a CDS encoding HAD family hydrolase, which produces MPDRLTTIGFDADDTLWHNERFFALTQAHFAELLADYAEPATLMDRLLAAERRNLPHYGFGIKGFTLSMIETAIEVTDGRAPASVIREILDAGRDMLSHEIELLPHARETVEDLRSDFKVLVITKGDLLDQERKLAQSGLRDIFDGVEIVSDKTAPTYARIFDQHGTGAQEGLMVGNSMASDVLPMIAAGGWGVFAPQEIAWEIEHAPPPDHPRFHDIDDLSALVPLVRDIAGTPG; this is translated from the coding sequence ATGCCCGACAGGTTGACGACAATTGGCTTCGATGCCGACGACACATTGTGGCACAACGAACGCTTCTTCGCGCTGACACAGGCGCATTTTGCCGAGCTTCTGGCCGACTACGCGGAGCCCGCGACGCTGATGGACCGGCTGCTCGCGGCAGAGCGTCGCAACCTGCCGCACTACGGCTTTGGCATAAAGGGATTTACCCTGTCGATGATCGAGACCGCCATCGAGGTGACCGACGGGCGCGCCCCCGCCAGCGTGATCCGCGAGATCCTCGATGCGGGACGCGACATGCTGAGCCACGAGATCGAGCTGCTGCCCCACGCGCGCGAAACGGTCGAGGATTTGCGGAGTGATTTCAAGGTACTGGTCATAACCAAGGGCGACCTTCTGGATCAGGAACGCAAGCTGGCGCAATCGGGCCTGCGCGATATTTTCGACGGGGTCGAGATTGTGTCGGACAAGACGGCGCCAACCTATGCACGGATATTCGACCAGCACGGCACCGGCGCGCAAGAGGGGCTGATGGTCGGCAATTCCATGGCGTCGGATGTGCTGCCGATGATTGCCGCGGGCGGCTGGGGCGTCTTTGCCCCGCAGGAGATCGCATGGGAGATCGAACACGCCCCGCCGCCCGATCACCCCAGATTTCACGATATCGACGACCTTTCCGCGCTGGTGCCGCTGGTACGCGACATCGCCGGCACGCCGGGTTGA
- a CDS encoding TRAP transporter small permease produces the protein MIHRSIRSLARATALLGGVVLIVLTAMTTLSIIGRSLNKALHSNAAEGASGGLSQWLLDLGIGEINGNYELLEAGVAFAIFSFLPVCQLYGAHATVDIFTARLPARANRVIAAFWEVVLSAVIVLIVWRLYGGLERYYGNGETTLFLQFPVWWSYAASFAAGLIACIVAVYCAVMRIAEAMRGRPLLPTEHEA, from the coding sequence ATGATCCACCGCAGCATCCGCAGTCTCGCCCGTGCCACCGCTCTTCTGGGCGGGGTCGTGCTGATCGTCCTGACGGCGATGACCACGCTGTCGATCATTGGCCGATCGCTCAACAAGGCGCTGCACAGCAACGCCGCCGAGGGCGCGTCCGGGGGGCTGTCGCAATGGCTGCTCGATCTGGGCATCGGCGAGATCAACGGCAACTACGAACTCCTCGAAGCGGGGGTTGCCTTCGCGATATTCTCGTTCCTGCCGGTGTGCCAGCTATACGGGGCGCATGCGACGGTGGACATCTTTACCGCGCGTCTGCCGGCCCGCGCCAACCGCGTGATCGCGGCCTTCTGGGAGGTCGTTTTGTCCGCCGTGATCGTGCTGATCGTCTGGCGGCTCTACGGTGGGCTGGAGCGGTACTACGGCAACGGCGAGACGACGTTGTTTCTGCAATTTCCGGTCTGGTGGAGCTATGCCGCCAGCTTTGCCGCCGGTCTGATCGCCTGTATCGTGGCGGTCTACTGCGCGGTGATGCGCATCGCCGAGGCTATGCGGGGCCGCCCCCTTCTGCCCACCGAACACGAGGCCTGA
- the clpS gene encoding ATP-dependent Clp protease adapter ClpS, protein MHLDPITMAGPDDGDDTELLTKTKPKTKRPPLYKVLLLNDDFTPMEFVVHVLERFFGLNHAQAFEIMLTVHKKGLAVVGVFSHEIAETKVAQVMDFARRHQHPLQCTMEKEE, encoded by the coding sequence ATGCACCTAGACCCGATCACGATGGCAGGTCCAGACGACGGTGACGACACCGAACTGTTGACCAAGACCAAACCGAAGACGAAGCGGCCCCCTCTCTACAAGGTGTTGCTGCTCAACGATGACTTCACGCCGATGGAGTTCGTCGTGCATGTGCTTGAGCGCTTTTTCGGGCTCAACCACGCGCAGGCGTTCGAAATCATGCTGACCGTGCACAAGAAGGGGCTGGCCGTTGTCGGCGTTTTCAGTCACGAGATCGCGGAGACGAAAGTGGCGCAGGTGATGGATTTCGCCCGCCGCCACCAGCATCCGCTGCAATGCACCATGGAAAAAGAAGAATAA
- a CDS encoding D-alanyl-D-alanine carboxypeptidase family protein: MKVRRRQPAHFGLFILAAIWFLVLVPISALAAPYAAYVIDARSGEVLHSSNADTRLHPASLTKMMTLYIAFQAIERGEISLDTKVKISQNAASEPPSKLGLKSGQTIALRYLIRAAAVKSANDAATAIGEAISGSEAKFARRMNRTATQLGMTRTTFKNAHGLTENGHLSTAHDMTIMGRHLLYDFPQYYNLFSRITADAGVRQVSHTNRRFLGSYKGADGIKTGYTRAAGFNLTASAERGNERVIVTVFGGKSTASRNAKVAELMDLGFRRAPSNAPLNKPQAPAYIANAETAPAGAQGKTIRLVGAVKASKRPAMRPMAEVVVATAEQPGATSDFLSAAIDSAVAEAVKAPVTAAPAEAAPSDNVILAAAQQSARPSLRPKGLVVIGAAPKPRMAAAPQEVVTRVSTSGGRHWGVNVGRFGNRYLAEKMLLKTALAEMATLDGTLRKVVRKPQGYDANFLGMTRETADLACRRLKARNVSCFMIGPS, translated from the coding sequence ATGAAGGTTCGGCGCAGGCAGCCGGCCCACTTTGGGCTATTCATTCTTGCAGCAATCTGGTTTCTCGTTCTCGTGCCGATCAGCGCGCTGGCAGCACCCTATGCGGCCTATGTGATCGACGCGCGATCCGGCGAGGTTCTGCATTCCAGCAACGCCGATACACGCCTGCATCCGGCCTCCCTGACCAAGATGATGACCCTCTACATCGCGTTCCAGGCGATCGAGCGCGGTGAAATCTCGCTCGATACGAAGGTCAAGATCAGCCAGAACGCCGCCTCCGAGCCGCCCAGCAAGCTGGGTCTGAAATCCGGCCAGACCATCGCGCTGCGCTATCTGATCCGTGCGGCGGCGGTGAAATCGGCCAACGATGCCGCCACCGCCATCGGCGAGGCGATCTCGGGCTCCGAAGCGAAATTCGCCCGCCGGATGAACCGCACCGCCACGCAGCTTGGCATGACGCGCACCACCTTCAAGAACGCCCACGGCCTGACCGAAAACGGCCACCTGTCGACCGCCCATGACATGACGATCATGGGGCGGCACCTGCTCTATGACTTTCCGCAGTACTACAACCTGTTCTCGCGCATCACCGCGGACGCGGGCGTGCGCCAGGTCTCGCATACCAACCGCCGCTTTCTGGGGTCCTACAAGGGCGCCGACGGGATCAAGACCGGATACACCCGCGCGGCGGGCTTCAACCTGACCGCCTCGGCGGAACGGGGCAACGAACGTGTGATCGTGACTGTTTTCGGCGGCAAATCCACCGCGTCGCGCAACGCCAAGGTGGCCGAACTGATGGACCTCGGATTTCGCCGCGCGCCATCGAATGCGCCGCTCAACAAACCGCAGGCTCCCGCCTATATCGCGAACGCCGAAACCGCCCCCGCCGGCGCACAGGGCAAGACCATCCGCCTTGTCGGAGCGGTGAAGGCATCCAAACGCCCCGCGATGCGGCCCATGGCCGAAGTCGTCGTCGCCACCGCCGAACAGCCCGGCGCCACCAGCGATTTCCTGTCTGCCGCGATCGACAGCGCGGTGGCCGAAGCGGTCAAGGCCCCTGTCACCGCAGCCCCCGCCGAGGCCGCGCCATCGGACAATGTGATTCTGGCCGCCGCGCAGCAGTCCGCCCGCCCCTCCCTGCGGCCGAAGGGCCTTGTGGTCATCGGGGCCGCGCCCAAACCGCGCATGGCAGCAGCCCCGCAAGAGGTCGTGACCCGCGTCTCCACCTCCGGCGGGCGTCACTGGGGCGTCAACGTGGGCCGGTTCGGCAACCGCTATCTGGCCGAGAAAATGCTGCTGAAAACCGCGCTTGCCGAAATGGCGACGCTCGACGGCACCCTGCGCAAGGTCGTGCGCAAGCCGCAGGGCTACGATGCGAACTTCCTTGGCATGACGCGCGAGACCGCGGACCTTGCTTGCCGCAGGCTCAAGGCGCGCAATGTCAGCTGCTTCATGATCGGGCCAAGCTGA
- a CDS encoding class I SAM-dependent methyltransferase, whose amino-acid sequence MLDKRLPLALDSGGLEWPEEGRIAVFSPADEVDLSDLPRDRVQIIQGFRPSHDLWAERGYDTVVTCEGRYAAAVVCLPRAKSEARALIAGAAEVCDGIVVIDGQKTDGVDSILKAMKQRVTVHGPVTKAHGKLFWLSSPAADCFVDWQDGPTLTEGGFWTAPGVFSADSVDLASALLADALPETLGAHVADLGAGWGFLAAHILTREDVEVVHLVEAQHIALECARRNVVDDRAVFHWADATTWSPAHRMDSVVMNPPFHQGRAAEPQIGQAFVASAARLLAPQGHLWMVANRHLPYETELKRHFAQVEEIGGDARFKLFHAARPQRRRR is encoded by the coding sequence ATGCTCGACAAGCGCCTGCCGCTCGCTCTGGACAGTGGCGGCCTTGAATGGCCCGAAGAGGGCCGGATCGCGGTATTCTCTCCCGCTGACGAGGTTGACCTGTCCGATCTGCCGCGCGACCGCGTGCAGATCATACAGGGGTTCCGCCCCTCCCACGATCTGTGGGCCGAGCGCGGCTATGACACCGTGGTGACCTGCGAAGGGCGCTATGCCGCTGCGGTGGTCTGTCTGCCGCGTGCAAAATCGGAGGCGCGTGCGCTGATTGCCGGGGCGGCGGAGGTCTGTGATGGCATCGTCGTGATCGACGGCCAGAAGACAGACGGTGTCGACAGCATCCTGAAGGCGATGAAGCAGCGGGTGACCGTGCACGGCCCCGTGACCAAGGCGCATGGCAAGCTTTTCTGGCTCAGCAGTCCGGCGGCGGATTGTTTCGTCGACTGGCAGGACGGGCCCACCCTGACCGAGGGCGGGTTCTGGACCGCGCCTGGGGTGTTCTCGGCGGATTCGGTCGATCTGGCGTCGGCCCTGCTGGCGGATGCGCTGCCCGAGACACTGGGCGCGCATGTGGCCGACCTCGGGGCCGGATGGGGATTTCTGGCGGCGCATATCCTGACGCGCGAGGATGTCGAGGTTGTGCATCTGGTCGAGGCGCAGCACATCGCGCTGGAATGCGCCCGCCGCAATGTGGTCGACGATCGCGCGGTGTTTCACTGGGCGGATGCGACCACGTGGTCGCCCGCGCACCGGATGGACAGCGTTGTGATGAACCCGCCGTTCCATCAGGGCCGCGCGGCAGAGCCGCAGATCGGGCAGGCTTTCGTGGCGTCAGCGGCGCGTTTGCTGGCCCCGCAGGGGCATCTTTGGATGGTGGCGAATCGTCATTTGCCCTATGAGACCGAGCTGAAGCGGCATTTCGCGCAGGTCGAAGAGATCGGCGGCGATGCGCGGTTCAAGCTTTTTCACGCGGCGCGCCCGCAGCGCAGACGCCGCTAA
- a CDS encoding TRAP transporter substrate-binding protein, with amino-acid sequence MAPALPAAAQDVTLRMHQFLPDQANVPNLILYPWADRVEEASDGRIKIERYGAMALGGKPPELMDQAIDGVADIVWTVVGYTPGRYPSTEVFELPFMMTDARAMSSAYWQMFEKHMKDTEFKDLKILGTWVHGPGLIHANREVKTPGDMEGLKIRGGSRLANALLEKVGSSPVGMPVPAIPEALSKGVIDGTTIPWEVTGSLKVPELVSNHTEFEGNALYTLTFVLAMNKDRYESLDPELQKVLDDNSGLEFSILAGGGMQDADAPSRQAAVDAGNAIYTVSGDEVEAWRAAAQPVYDEWLADMESKGIDGQALIDEARSLMDAYTD; translated from the coding sequence ATGGCGCCCGCGCTGCCCGCCGCTGCGCAGGACGTGACGCTGCGGATGCACCAATTCCTGCCGGATCAGGCGAATGTGCCGAACCTGATTCTGTATCCGTGGGCCGACCGCGTGGAAGAGGCGAGCGATGGCCGGATCAAGATCGAACGCTACGGCGCGATGGCGCTGGGTGGCAAGCCGCCGGAGCTGATGGACCAGGCGATCGACGGCGTGGCCGATATCGTATGGACTGTGGTCGGCTATACGCCCGGTCGCTACCCGTCGACCGAGGTTTTCGAACTGCCCTTCATGATGACAGACGCGCGCGCGATGTCGTCCGCCTACTGGCAGATGTTCGAAAAGCACATGAAAGACACCGAATTCAAGGATCTCAAGATCCTCGGCACATGGGTCCACGGACCCGGCCTGATCCACGCCAACCGTGAGGTGAAAACCCCCGGCGACATGGAGGGGCTGAAGATTCGCGGCGGATCCCGTCTGGCGAACGCCCTGCTGGAGAAGGTCGGATCCTCCCCCGTGGGTATGCCGGTTCCCGCCATCCCCGAAGCGCTGAGCAAGGGTGTGATCGACGGCACCACGATCCCGTGGGAAGTCACCGGATCGCTGAAGGTGCCGGAGCTTGTCAGCAACCATACCGAATTCGAGGGCAACGCGCTTTATACGCTGACCTTCGTTCTGGCGATGAACAAGGACCGCTATGAGAGCCTCGATCCCGAGCTGCAGAAGGTTCTGGATGACAACTCCGGGCTGGAATTCTCGATCCTTGCGGGTGGCGGCATGCAGGACGCAGACGCACCATCGCGTCAGGCCGCTGTCGACGCGGGCAACGCGATCTATACCGTGTCGGGTGACGAGGTAGAGGCATGGCGCGCGGCGGCACAGCCGGTCTATGACGAATGGCTTGCCGATATGGAAAGCAAGGGTATCGACGGGCAGGCGCTGATCGACGAAGCGCGCAGCCTCATGGACGCCTATACCGACTGA
- a CDS encoding cysteine hydrolase family protein, whose translation MTTTALIVIDIQNDYFTGGLWPVHEMDRVAENAAKALEKARTEGQKVIFIRHEALSDEAPFFRPGTEGAEIHPSVAPRDGEPVVLKHRPNSFHETDLHQRLQDAGVTAVTLVGAMSQMCIDATARAARDLGYDVTVIADACGAREVSMGDTTISAPDVHAAFMGALQGAYAEVV comes from the coding sequence ATGACCACCACTGCACTCATCGTAATCGACATCCAGAACGATTACTTCACCGGCGGCCTCTGGCCCGTTCACGAAATGGATCGCGTGGCCGAAAACGCCGCCAAAGCCTTGGAAAAAGCGCGCACAGAGGGGCAGAAGGTGATCTTTATCCGCCACGAGGCGCTCTCGGACGAGGCGCCTTTCTTCCGCCCCGGCACGGAAGGGGCGGAGATTCACCCTTCGGTCGCGCCCCGCGACGGCGAGCCTGTCGTGCTCAAGCACCGTCCGAACAGCTTTCACGAAACCGACCTGCACCAGCGCCTGCAGGACGCGGGTGTGACCGCCGTCACGCTCGTCGGCGCGATGAGCCAGATGTGCATCGACGCCACCGCCCGCGCGGCGCGCGATCTGGGCTATGACGTGACCGTCATCGCCGATGCCTGCGGTGCGCGCGAGGTAAGCATGGGTGACACGACGATTTCCGCACCCGATGTGCACGCGGCCTTCATGGGCGCGCTGCAGGGCGCCTACGCCGAGGTCGTCTGA
- a CDS encoding TRAP transporter large permease: MSNLELGFWSFPVLLLMIFLRAPIGLAMLLCGFGGWYFAMGGNPTPLLAKLKSETYTTFSSYSLTIIPLFLLMGQFATLSGMSQALFRAAESFLGHRRGGVAMAAVGACAGFGAICGSSLATAATMSKVALPELKRYGYSGGFSTATLAAGGTLGILIPPSVILVIYAILTEQNIAKLFLAAFVPGILAAVGYVLTISLYVRLNPDAAGTRPPVPMAERWIALGRCWPVLAIFALVVGGIYLGWFTPTEGAAVGAAGTGIAALFAGALGWGVLKESLLGTARTTAMIFFIVLGAAFYNGFLALSGVPQVMADWVVGQGLNPWLVLIIILAFYLIFGCLMDSLSMILLTVPIFFPVISAMDFGMPAEHVAIWFGILVLIVVEVGLITPPVGMNLFIINSMDRETPMFDTYRAVMYFVGSDIVRVIILVAFPAITLFLLP; encoded by the coding sequence ATGAGTAATCTCGAACTGGGCTTCTGGTCCTTTCCCGTTCTGCTGCTCATGATCTTTCTGCGCGCGCCCATCGGGCTGGCCATGCTGCTCTGCGGGTTCGGGGGGTGGTATTTCGCCATGGGCGGCAACCCCACGCCGCTGCTGGCCAAGCTGAAATCCGAGACCTACACCACCTTCTCCAGCTATTCGCTGACGATCATTCCGCTGTTCCTGCTGATGGGGCAGTTCGCGACCCTCTCGGGGATGAGCCAGGCATTGTTCCGCGCCGCCGAAAGCTTTCTGGGCCATCGGCGCGGCGGTGTGGCGATGGCCGCCGTGGGCGCCTGCGCGGGTTTCGGCGCGATCTGCGGATCGTCGCTGGCCACCGCCGCGACCATGTCCAAGGTCGCCCTGCCCGAACTCAAACGCTACGGCTATTCGGGCGGGTTCTCGACGGCCACGCTGGCCGCCGGTGGCACATTGGGCATTCTGATCCCGCCGTCGGTGATCCTCGTGATCTACGCGATCCTGACGGAGCAGAACATCGCGAAGCTCTTTCTCGCGGCTTTCGTGCCCGGCATCCTCGCGGCCGTCGGCTATGTGCTGACGATCTCGCTGTATGTGCGGCTGAACCCCGATGCGGCGGGGACGCGACCGCCGGTGCCGATGGCCGAACGCTGGATCGCGCTGGGCCGCTGCTGGCCGGTGCTGGCGATCTTTGCGCTGGTGGTGGGCGGTATCTATCTGGGCTGGTTCACCCCGACCGAAGGGGCCGCCGTGGGGGCCGCAGGCACCGGGATCGCCGCGCTCTTTGCCGGGGCGCTGGGGTGGGGCGTGCTCAAGGAAAGCCTTCTGGGGACGGCGCGCACCACCGCGATGATCTTTTTCATCGTGCTGGGGGCCGCGTTCTACAACGGGTTCCTCGCCCTGTCGGGGGTGCCGCAGGTGATGGCCGACTGGGTGGTGGGGCAGGGGCTCAACCCGTGGCTGGTTCTGATCATCATCCTTGCGTTCTACCTGATCTTCGGCTGCCTGATGGACAGCCTGTCGATGATCCTGCTGACGGTGCCGATTTTCTTTCCGGTGATCTCGGCCATGGATTTCGGAATGCCAGCCGAACATGTGGCGATCTGGTTCGGGATACTGGTTCTGATCGTGGTCGAGGTCGGGCTGATCACGCCGCCGGTGGGGATGAACCTCTTCATCATCAACTCGATGGACCGCGAGACCCCGATGTTCGATACCTACCGCGCGGTGATGTACTTCGTGGGATCCGATATCGTGCGGGTGATCATTCTCGTGGCGTTTCCGGCGATTACGCTGTTCCTGCTGCCCTAA
- a CDS encoding LysR family transcriptional regulator, whose translation MDWRSLPPLSALRAFAAFAEAGNVTDAGVALGVSHAAVSQQLRLLETHLDAALLDRSGRALRLTAEGQQLAHTLRGGFALMAEGVAQIVAAREERPLHISVTPNFAASWLMPRLSGFRSLHPEIDLMIDPTPKVVTLSADGIDMAIRYGGGGWAGVETELLWESAMVVVGSPSLTAGIDPQDLEALADLPWIEEFGMSEASRWRYRMMGETRRGSTLQVPGNLLLDGARDGQGVTVVPRRFVEPDIEAGRLVVLHEETIPGTGYHIVTRPGVLRTPLKSFVTWLRREGRTE comes from the coding sequence ATGGACTGGCGCAGCCTGCCGCCGCTTTCGGCCCTGCGGGCCTTCGCCGCCTTTGCCGAAGCGGGCAATGTCACGGATGCGGGGGTGGCGCTGGGGGTGTCGCACGCGGCGGTCAGCCAGCAGTTGCGCCTGCTTGAAACCCATCTCGACGCGGCGCTTCTGGACCGCAGTGGGCGGGCGCTGCGGCTGACGGCGGAGGGGCAGCAGCTGGCCCACACGCTGCGCGGCGGCTTTGCGCTGATGGCCGAAGGGGTGGCGCAGATCGTCGCTGCGCGCGAGGAGCGGCCCTTGCATATTTCGGTCACGCCAAATTTTGCTGCCTCGTGGTTGATGCCGCGGCTGTCGGGCTTCCGCAGCCTGCATCCCGAAATCGACCTGATGATCGATCCCACGCCCAAGGTGGTGACCCTGTCGGCAGACGGGATCGACATGGCCATCCGCTACGGCGGCGGTGGCTGGGCGGGGGTCGAGACCGAGCTTTTGTGGGAAAGTGCCATGGTGGTGGTGGGGTCGCCGTCGCTGACCGCCGGAATTGATCCGCAGGATCTGGAGGCGCTGGCCGACCTGCCGTGGATCGAGGAATTCGGCATGTCAGAGGCCAGCCGCTGGCGCTACCGGATGATGGGAGAGACGCGGCGTGGCAGCACACTGCAGGTGCCGGGCAACCTGTTGCTGGACGGGGCGCGGGACGGGCAGGGGGTTACCGTGGTGCCGCGCCGCTTTGTCGAGCCTGACATAGAGGCGGGGCGGCTTGTGGTGCTGCACGAGGAAACAATCCCCGGCACCGGATACCACATCGTCACCCGGCCCGGCGTGCTGCGCACACCGCTGAAATCCTTTGTCACATGGCTCAGGCGCGAGGGGCGGACAGAGTAG
- a CDS encoding SDR family NAD(P)-dependent oxidoreductase — MSFSISGKTAIVTGAANGIGLAIARTFADKGANVMCADIDEKKLKEELGETRDEGNIRFFAGDLRQRLTIANLVSATIDAFEQVDILVNASRQVMPTDALDVDDTSVEMLLEQNLMTALRLSQQVARRMIKQSEDQSEGQVGSIINLSSIAAHHTQPNLMAYSIASAALDQMTRSMALTLAPHRIRVNAVAFGSVMSASLKASVAENREWRDDIRSHTPLGRIAAPGELTEAVQFLAADSSSFMTGEIMVVDGGRSLLDAVSAPAH; from the coding sequence ATGTCCTTTTCCATTTCCGGCAAGACCGCCATCGTGACCGGCGCGGCGAACGGTATCGGTCTGGCCATCGCCCGCACCTTTGCCGACAAGGGTGCCAATGTGATGTGCGCGGATATCGACGAAAAGAAGCTGAAAGAAGAGCTGGGCGAAACCCGCGACGAGGGCAACATCCGCTTCTTCGCGGGTGACCTGCGCCAGCGTCTGACCATTGCCAATCTCGTGTCGGCCACCATCGACGCCTTCGAACAGGTGGATATCCTTGTGAATGCGTCGCGGCAGGTGATGCCCACCGATGCGCTGGATGTCGATGACACCTCGGTCGAGATGTTGCTGGAACAGAACCTGATGACCGCGCTGCGCCTGTCGCAGCAGGTGGCGCGGCGGATGATCAAGCAGTCCGAAGACCAGTCCGAAGGGCAGGTGGGGTCGATCATCAACCTCAGCTCGATCGCGGCGCACCACACGCAGCCGAACCTGATGGCCTATTCCATCGCCTCGGCGGCGCTGGACCAGATGACGCGGTCGATGGCGCTGACGCTGGCACCGCACCGCATCCGTGTGAACGCGGTCGCCTTCGGGTCGGTCATGTCCGCATCGCTGAAGGCATCGGTCGCCGAAAACCGCGAGTGGCGCGACGACATTCGCAGCCACACGCCGCTGGGCCGCATCGCCGCCCCCGGCGAGTTGACGGAAGCCGTGCAGTTCCTCGCGGCCGACAGTTCCAGTTTCATGACCGGCGAGATAATGGTGGTGGACGGCGGACGCTCTTTGCTGGATGCTGTCAGCGCTCCTGCCCACTAG